A window of the Cystobacter fuscus genome harbors these coding sequences:
- a CDS encoding tetratricopeptide repeat protein: protein MANSDSPKPDLLVNAMQAFLLYEQGRYDEARVLFEELAERDATEGYYRTALGAICLAMDGFDKALEYFNQALQLNPEDTAALINRGEVHLRLGNTLEAARDFSRVVELDPDNQDPLTERARVLADAAWQSAEDARRDLGEVQEG from the coding sequence ATGGCGAACTCCGACTCCCCGAAACCCGACCTGCTCGTGAATGCCATGCAGGCCTTCCTTCTGTACGAACAGGGGCGGTACGACGAGGCCCGTGTCCTCTTCGAGGAACTGGCGGAGCGGGATGCGACGGAGGGGTATTACCGCACGGCGCTCGGGGCCATCTGCCTGGCGATGGATGGCTTCGACAAGGCGCTGGAGTATTTCAACCAGGCGCTGCAGCTCAACCCCGAGGACACGGCCGCGCTCATCAACCGCGGCGAGGTGCACCTGCGCCTGGGCAACACGCTGGAGGCGGCGCGCGACTTCTCGCGCGTGGTGGAGCTGGATCCCGACAACCAGGATCCCCTCACCGAGCGGGCGCGGGTGCTGGCCGACGCGGCGTGGCAGAGCGCGGAAGACGCCCGGCGGGACCTGGGGGAGGTCCAGGAAGGGTAG
- a CDS encoding tetratricopeptide repeat protein: MSNSQQKPASKTLDIPAEAGERLVLGEISPAEFLGIPRERLYEIATRGHELLVTGKLKDALEIFKGLVAASPHDSVFHCNLAAVYAHLEQYPEAMEEYTRAIELNIGNVDALVGRSELFLRENRLVEALQDIKSVLKYDPEGKRENTRRARATLASLQSAAAESSKS, encoded by the coding sequence ATGAGCAATTCCCAGCAGAAGCCCGCGTCCAAAACGCTCGACATTCCCGCGGAGGCGGGTGAGCGACTCGTCCTGGGAGAAATCTCCCCGGCGGAGTTCCTCGGCATTCCCCGGGAGCGCCTCTATGAGATCGCCACCCGCGGTCACGAGCTGCTCGTCACGGGCAAGCTCAAGGATGCCCTGGAGATCTTCAAGGGGCTCGTGGCGGCCTCGCCCCATGACAGCGTCTTCCACTGCAACCTGGCGGCGGTCTACGCCCATCTCGAGCAGTACCCCGAGGCCATGGAGGAGTACACCCGGGCGATCGAGCTCAACATCGGCAACGTGGATGCGCTGGTGGGGCGCAGCGAGCTGTTCCTGCGCGAGAACCGGCTCGTCGAGGCCCTCCAGGACATCAAGTCCGTGCTGAAGTACGACCCCGAGGGCAAGCGCGAGAACACCCGGCGCGCGCGCGCCACCCTGGCGTCGTTGCAGAGCGCGGCGGCGGAGTCCTCCAAGTCGTAG
- a CDS encoding SAM-dependent methyltransferase, with product MDIARAQEIFEQLYSGFSGYDIARHEKERTGLQEAGTTYGEVVPLAFHDVLNEAAPGPGEVFFDLGSGTGKATLLAALTFPFSRVVGIELFPGLGDAARKVLARYDAEVRPQLPAEYAQQRIEFIDGDFLEQDLSSADVLFAHGTCYPQETMEQLTHKLEELRPGARVVLAGQTIKSPAFAFVKMKVMRTDWGTALATIYRRQ from the coding sequence ATGGACATCGCGCGCGCCCAGGAGATCTTCGAGCAGCTCTACTCAGGCTTCTCCGGCTACGACATCGCCCGGCACGAGAAGGAACGCACGGGCCTGCAGGAAGCGGGAACCACCTATGGCGAGGTGGTCCCCCTGGCCTTCCACGACGTGCTCAACGAGGCCGCGCCCGGACCCGGGGAGGTCTTCTTCGATCTCGGCTCGGGAACGGGCAAGGCCACCCTCCTGGCGGCGCTCACCTTCCCCTTCAGCCGGGTGGTGGGCATCGAGCTGTTCCCCGGACTGGGAGACGCGGCGCGAAAGGTGCTCGCCCGCTACGACGCCGAGGTGCGGCCCCAACTGCCCGCCGAGTACGCCCAGCAGCGCATCGAGTTCATCGACGGGGACTTCCTCGAGCAGGATCTCTCCTCCGCCGACGTGCTGTTCGCGCACGGCACGTGCTACCCGCAGGAGACGATGGAGCAGCTCACCCACAAGCTCGAGGAGCTGCGCCCCGGCGCGCGGGTCGTCCTGGCGGGGCAGACCATCAAGTCCCCGGCGTTCGCCTTCGTGAAGATGAAGGTCATGCGCACCGACTGGGGCACGGCACTCGCGACGATCTACCGGCGCCAGTAG
- the sctV gene encoding type III secretion system export apparatus subunit SctV, which translates to MSAQSNGFLSKYSDIVLAVVVVAIIGMLIVPLPTLLLDVLLTLNISISVVLLLISLYVPQALRLSVFPTLLLITTMFRLALTVSTTRLILLTGDPGEVVEAFGHFVVQGNMVVGLVIFVILVIVNFIVISKGSERVAEVAARFTLDAMPGKQMSIDADMRAGSIDQDEGKRKRRDLERESQLFGAMDGAMKFVKGDAIASIIITVINIVGGLVIGVMQKGMDVGSAAAKYTLLTIGDGLVGMIPAILISTCAGIIVTRVGGDEEGQHLGHDVGSQLTAYPKAIAIAAAMLCVLGFIPGLPKIPFFILGGLAGYASWNMLKKEKAVAAGEDTGGMALPGEAAAGETPAAVEPAPKEPINPDSELFIPVVTPIVLEVSDALVPYVDSRQDNGKFLFELIPFMRDGLFVELGVRFPGVRARGNPNLSPGSYQIQINEVPVVTGQATIGHVLVNDTVERLKLMSIQGFEAINPATRQPAAWVPEEHKETLEAAGLTTWDVPGYIILHLAAVLRRQAREFIGVQETQSMLDQLEKAFPAIVKEVVPKVINVLKLTDILARLVEEEISVRDMRSILQSLAEFGQVEADNVMLTEHVRASLRRYVSHKFARGTGTLVVYLLDPQIEEAIRNSIKRTSAGTHLALEPDIAQEIVQAVKAECGHLPPSAQRPIILTAMDIRRYVRKLLEYEFNPPFSVVSFQELSPDLNIQPVARISTR; encoded by the coding sequence ATGTCCGCCCAGAGCAACGGCTTTCTCTCCAAATACTCCGACATCGTCCTCGCAGTCGTGGTGGTGGCCATCATCGGGATGCTCATCGTCCCGCTGCCCACGTTGCTGCTGGACGTGCTGCTCACCCTGAACATCAGCATCTCCGTGGTGCTGCTGCTCATCTCCCTCTACGTGCCGCAGGCGCTGCGGTTGTCGGTGTTCCCGACCCTGTTGCTCATCACCACGATGTTCCGTCTGGCGCTCACCGTCTCCACGACGCGCCTCATCCTGCTGACGGGAGACCCGGGAGAAGTGGTCGAGGCGTTCGGCCACTTCGTGGTCCAGGGCAACATGGTCGTGGGTCTGGTCATCTTCGTCATCCTCGTCATCGTGAACTTCATCGTCATCTCCAAGGGCAGCGAGCGCGTGGCGGAAGTGGCCGCGCGCTTCACCCTGGACGCGATGCCCGGCAAGCAGATGTCCATCGACGCGGACATGCGCGCGGGTTCCATCGACCAGGACGAGGGCAAGCGCAAGCGCCGCGACCTGGAGCGCGAGAGCCAGTTGTTCGGCGCCATGGACGGCGCGATGAAGTTCGTCAAGGGCGACGCCATCGCGAGCATCATCATCACCGTCATCAACATCGTGGGCGGCCTCGTCATTGGCGTGATGCAGAAGGGCATGGACGTGGGGAGCGCGGCGGCCAAGTACACGCTGCTCACCATCGGTGACGGTCTGGTCGGAATGATTCCCGCCATCCTCATCTCCACCTGCGCTGGTATCATCGTGACGCGCGTGGGCGGCGACGAGGAAGGCCAGCACCTCGGTCATGACGTGGGCAGCCAGCTGACCGCCTACCCCAAGGCCATCGCCATCGCCGCCGCCATGCTCTGCGTGCTCGGCTTCATCCCGGGTCTGCCCAAGATTCCCTTCTTCATCCTCGGTGGGCTCGCCGGCTACGCCTCCTGGAACATGTTGAAGAAGGAGAAGGCGGTGGCGGCGGGCGAGGACACCGGCGGCATGGCGCTCCCGGGAGAAGCGGCCGCGGGAGAGACGCCGGCCGCCGTGGAGCCCGCGCCCAAGGAGCCCATCAACCCGGACTCCGAGCTCTTCATCCCCGTCGTCACCCCCATCGTGCTGGAGGTGTCCGACGCGCTGGTGCCCTACGTGGACTCGCGTCAGGACAACGGCAAGTTCCTCTTCGAGCTCATCCCCTTCATGCGCGATGGTCTCTTCGTGGAGCTGGGCGTGCGCTTCCCCGGCGTGCGCGCCCGCGGCAACCCGAACCTGTCGCCCGGCTCCTACCAGATTCAGATCAACGAGGTGCCCGTGGTGACGGGACAGGCCACCATCGGCCACGTGCTCGTCAACGACACGGTGGAGCGCCTGAAGCTCATGAGCATCCAGGGCTTCGAGGCGATCAACCCCGCCACCCGTCAGCCGGCGGCGTGGGTGCCCGAGGAGCACAAGGAGACGCTGGAGGCCGCGGGGCTCACCACCTGGGACGTGCCCGGCTACATCATCCTCCACCTGGCGGCCGTGCTGCGCCGCCAGGCGCGCGAGTTCATCGGCGTGCAGGAAACGCAGTCCATGTTGGATCAGCTCGAGAAGGCCTTCCCCGCCATCGTCAAGGAGGTGGTGCCCAAGGTCATCAACGTGCTCAAGCTCACCGACATCCTCGCCCGGCTCGTGGAGGAGGAGATCTCCGTGCGCGACATGCGCAGCATCCTCCAGTCGCTCGCCGAGTTCGGCCAGGTGGAAGCCGACAACGTGATGCTCACCGAGCACGTGCGCGCGAGCCTGCGGCGCTACGTGTCCCACAAGTTCGCGCGCGGCACCGGCACCCTCGTGGTCTATCTGTTGGATCCGCAGATCGAGGAGGCCATCCGCAACTCCATCAAGCGCACCTCCGCGGGCACCCACCTGGCCCTGGAGCCGGACATCGCCCAGGAAATCGTCCAGGCCGTCAAGGCCGAGTGCGGACACCTGCCGCCCAGCGCCCAGCGTCCCATCATCCTCACCGCGATGGACATCCGGCGCTACGTGCGCAAGCTGCTCGAGTACGAGTTCAACCCGCCCTTCTCCGTCGTCAGCTTCCAGGAGCTGTCCCCGGACCTCAACATCCAGCCCGTGGCCCGTATCTCCACGCGCTGA
- a CDS encoding FHA domain-containing protein, whose amino-acid sequence MSVRLTVKQSSEAGGKATEHVLDEPIITLGRDKSCQVVLAQQAVSRNHARITQEGNLFFLEDLGSAFGTQVNGKPLPKGEKRLLRNGDVIAIAQFDVRFDKVTELPHDVDSQKTSFVARNMVKDVMRGLAGGEERYLRVMNGPRAGERLEIADAKEFVIGRDDSADVVFRDDLISRRHVKVRRDWSGTHVEDLGSRNGIKINRKRASRKLLRDGDELEVGGVRFVYVCQSEAPEEQSEPLLADVSAGSGESTSETPLLPAPRKRAPVEKKEEPPPEPEPEPEPADEEPEAAAQEEKPAEEEPSEPEAEEKPAEEEPPAAEEQAAVEESAPPEQGMKRYIPVMVLGLFGVVALGVLIVLLAA is encoded by the coding sequence ATGAGTGTCAGGCTTACGGTCAAGCAGAGCAGTGAAGCCGGTGGCAAGGCCACCGAGCACGTCCTCGACGAGCCCATCATCACCCTGGGACGGGACAAGTCCTGCCAGGTGGTGCTGGCCCAGCAGGCCGTGTCGCGCAACCACGCCCGCATCACCCAGGAGGGCAACCTCTTCTTCCTGGAGGATCTCGGCAGTGCCTTCGGCACCCAGGTCAATGGCAAGCCGCTGCCCAAGGGCGAGAAGCGGCTGTTGCGCAATGGCGACGTCATCGCCATCGCCCAGTTCGACGTGCGCTTCGACAAGGTGACGGAGCTGCCGCACGACGTGGACTCGCAGAAGACGTCCTTCGTCGCCCGCAACATGGTGAAGGACGTGATGCGGGGACTCGCCGGCGGCGAGGAGCGCTACCTGCGCGTGATGAACGGCCCGCGCGCGGGCGAGCGCCTGGAGATCGCCGACGCGAAGGAGTTCGTCATCGGCCGGGACGACTCCGCGGACGTCGTCTTCCGCGACGATCTCATCTCCCGCCGGCACGTGAAGGTGCGGCGCGACTGGTCCGGCACGCACGTGGAGGACCTGGGCAGCCGCAACGGCATCAAGATCAACCGCAAGCGCGCGTCGCGCAAGCTGCTGCGGGACGGGGACGAGCTGGAGGTGGGTGGCGTCCGCTTCGTCTACGTCTGCCAGTCCGAGGCGCCCGAGGAGCAATCCGAGCCGCTCCTGGCGGACGTGTCCGCGGGCTCGGGAGAGTCCACCAGCGAGACGCCGCTCCTGCCCGCGCCGCGCAAGCGCGCCCCCGTGGAGAAGAAGGAGGAGCCGCCTCCGGAGCCCGAGCCCGAACCCGAGCCCGCGGACGAGGAGCCGGAAGCGGCCGCGCAGGAGGAGAAGCCCGCGGAAGAGGAGCCCTCGGAGCCCGAGGCGGAGGAGAAGCCCGCGGAAGAGGAGCCCCCCGCCGCCGAGGAGCAAGCCGCCGTGGAGGAGAGCGCGCCGCCCGAGCAGGGCATGAAGCGCTACATCCCGGTGATGGTGCTGGGCCTGTTCGGCGTGGTGGCGCTGGGCGTGCTGATCGTCCTGCTGGCCGCCTGA